The Acetomicrobium sp. S15 = DSM 107314 genome includes a region encoding these proteins:
- the pgm gene encoding phosphoglucomutase (alpha-D-glucose-1,6-bisphosphate-dependent), with translation MKIHELAGHSAPLELLINVPRLVASFYALKPDASDPLQRIAFGTSGHRGSSLKKSFNEDHILAICQAICEYRASRGITGPIFVGMDTHALSEPALMTAVSVFAANGADVVIQDGFGYTPTPVISHAILTYNLNLKKNSGLADGVVITPSHNPPEDGGFKYNPPQGGPADPETTKVIQDRANALLKSGLKGVKFIPFEKAMASGVVHRRDYIKPYVDDLNDAVDMEAIAASGIKMGVDPMGGAAVDYWGFIAERYGLNLHVVDRRVDPTFSFMTVDHDGKIRMDCSSPYAMARLIGLKEDFSVAFGNDPDVDRHGIVTKSGLMNSNHYLSVAVWYLFQHRPAWEEGVSVGKTIVSSSMIDRVAGGLGRKVVEVPVGFKWFVDGLLSGSLGFAGEESAGASFLRRDGTVWTTDKDGIIMGLLAAEITAVTGKDPAEHYEELERRFGRTYFARIDVPATPEQKAVLGRLSPDDVQTDTLAGERVTAILAHAPGNGAPIGGIKVVTEGGWFAARPSGTEDVYKIYAESLRGEEHLAKILEEAQHIIDVAFAAARIQGQH, from the coding sequence GTGAAAATTCATGAATTGGCCGGTCATTCGGCGCCGCTTGAACTGCTGATAAACGTGCCGCGCTTGGTAGCAAGCTTTTATGCCTTAAAACCCGATGCGAGCGATCCGCTTCAAAGGATCGCCTTCGGCACGTCGGGACATCGCGGTTCTTCTTTGAAGAAGAGCTTTAATGAGGATCATATATTGGCCATATGTCAGGCCATATGCGAATACAGGGCTTCTCGCGGCATCACAGGGCCGATTTTTGTAGGTATGGATACGCACGCGCTCTCTGAGCCCGCTCTGATGACAGCTGTGTCTGTGTTTGCCGCAAACGGGGCGGATGTGGTCATTCAGGATGGTTTTGGCTATACGCCGACTCCTGTCATATCTCACGCCATACTGACCTATAATCTTAATCTCAAGAAGAATTCCGGCTTGGCTGACGGTGTCGTCATAACCCCGTCTCACAATCCTCCTGAAGACGGTGGCTTCAAATACAACCCTCCTCAAGGTGGGCCGGCTGATCCGGAAACGACGAAGGTGATTCAGGATCGCGCCAACGCCTTGCTGAAGAGTGGATTGAAGGGAGTAAAGTTCATCCCCTTTGAGAAGGCCATGGCATCTGGGGTAGTTCACCGAAGGGATTACATTAAGCCTTATGTCGATGATTTGAACGACGCTGTCGACATGGAGGCCATAGCCGCATCGGGCATAAAAATGGGCGTAGATCCCATGGGCGGAGCGGCCGTAGATTATTGGGGTTTCATAGCCGAAAGATACGGTTTGAACCTGCACGTGGTGGATCGGAGAGTTGACCCAACCTTTTCTTTTATGACGGTAGATCACGATGGCAAGATCCGTATGGACTGTTCATCGCCATACGCTATGGCTCGCCTGATCGGCTTGAAGGAGGATTTTAGCGTTGCCTTTGGCAACGATCCGGACGTCGATCGTCACGGCATAGTTACTAAAAGTGGCCTCATGAACTCAAATCATTATCTATCCGTAGCAGTCTGGTATCTCTTTCAACATCGTCCGGCCTGGGAAGAGGGCGTATCTGTAGGCAAAACGATTGTCTCGAGCTCCATGATCGATCGCGTCGCTGGTGGTCTGGGCAGGAAAGTGGTGGAGGTGCCGGTCGGGTTTAAGTGGTTTGTCGACGGACTGCTGTCGGGTTCGCTGGGATTTGCGGGGGAGGAAAGCGCTGGAGCTTCTTTCTTGCGCAGGGATGGCACAGTTTGGACCACAGATAAAGACGGGATCATTATGGGGCTTCTGGCTGCCGAGATCACGGCCGTTACGGGGAAAGACCCAGCAGAGCATTACGAAGAACTTGAAAGGCGCTTCGGCAGGACTTATTTTGCCAGGATAGACGTCCCGGCCACGCCAGAACAGAAGGCTGTCCTGGGGCGCCTTTCTCCCGATGATGTGCAGACCGATACGTTAGCTGGCGAACGCGTCACCGCCATCCTCGCCCATGCCCCTGGCAACGGTGCCCCTATAGGCGGAATAAAGGTGGTCACCGAAGGGGGTTGGTTCGCTGCAAGGCCTTCTGGCACAGAGGATGTTTATAAGATATATGCGGAAAGCCTTAGAGGTGAAGAGCATTTGGCCAAGATATTGGAAGAGGCACAACATATTATAGATGTTGCCTTCGCTGCGGCCAGGATTCAAGGCCAGCATTGA
- a CDS encoding radical SAM protein, with the protein MPFKPAYLKLGIEEIKNRARKALELLSPCRLCPRRCGAKRLEGETGFCGIGRLARVASYGPHHGEERPLSGRCGSGTIFFGGCNLRCSFCQNHDISQRPAGREVDAEDLASIMLALQSMGCHNINLVTPTHVVPQILEALALVAQRELSLPLVYNSGGYDSIEELELLDGIVDIYMPDMKYAAREVARALSGAEDYPEVNRAAVKEMHRQVGDLELDEKGLARRGLLVRHLILPNNLAGTEEIAGFLAKEVSPRTFLNVMDQYYPTYKAFDHPEIARRITIVEFEAAVKAALDAGLTRLYGTHQR; encoded by the coding sequence ATGCCCTTCAAGCCCGCCTATTTAAAGCTTGGAATTGAGGAAATAAAGAATCGAGCGCGCAAAGCCTTAGAGCTGCTTTCGCCATGCCGACTGTGCCCCAGGCGGTGCGGGGCAAAACGTTTGGAGGGGGAAACGGGCTTTTGTGGCATCGGAAGGCTCGCGAGGGTGGCGAGTTACGGACCGCATCATGGCGAAGAGCGTCCTTTAAGCGGGCGGTGCGGCTCAGGGACGATATTCTTCGGCGGATGCAATTTGCGTTGTTCTTTTTGCCAGAACCACGATATAAGCCAGCGTCCAGCTGGAAGAGAAGTCGATGCAGAAGATCTTGCATCCATAATGCTCGCTCTGCAATCAATGGGATGTCACAACATAAACCTGGTCACACCGACCCACGTGGTCCCACAGATACTGGAAGCCCTTGCCTTGGTAGCGCAAAGAGAGTTATCCCTCCCGTTGGTATATAACAGCGGCGGTTATGACTCTATAGAGGAGCTCGAACTGCTCGACGGCATTGTGGACATCTACATGCCCGACATGAAGTACGCTGCCCGAGAGGTGGCAAGGGCTCTCTCTGGCGCAGAAGACTACCCAGAGGTGAATAGAGCCGCCGTTAAAGAAATGCACAGGCAGGTGGGAGACTTAGAGCTCGATGAGAAGGGGCTGGCAAGGAGAGGGCTTTTGGTAAGGCATTTAATTTTACCAAATAATCTCGCCGGAACTGAAGAGATAGCCGGATTCTTGGCAAAAGAGGTTTCGCCTCGCACATTTTTAAATGTAATGGACCAGTATTACCCAACCTACAAGGCCTTCGACCACCCCGAAATTGCCCGTCGCATCACAATCGTC
- a CDS encoding DedA family protein — translation MQTLIEWLVSTIGRLGYPGIAALMFLESSFFPFPSEVVMPPAGYLAAQGRMNIWVAVAMGTLGSLLGALFNYWVAAHFGRPFLERYGKYLFISEETLKKAEQFFLNHGHISTFIGRLLPGIRQYISLPAGLARMKVPTFCAFTALGAGIWSAILAWVGYWVGYNQELVAQYLHSITVTVIAACAIIIALYLHHLRKKKDRAK, via the coding sequence TTGCAAACCCTGATAGAGTGGCTCGTGTCGACGATAGGAAGGCTGGGGTATCCCGGCATCGCAGCCCTCATGTTTTTGGAGTCCTCGTTCTTCCCATTCCCGAGCGAGGTAGTGATGCCACCCGCAGGATATTTGGCAGCCCAAGGAAGGATGAATATCTGGGTTGCGGTCGCGATGGGAACGCTCGGAAGCCTCCTGGGTGCCCTTTTCAACTACTGGGTAGCGGCACACTTCGGGAGGCCCTTTCTCGAGCGATACGGCAAGTATCTCTTCATCAGCGAGGAGACGCTGAAAAAAGCAGAGCAATTCTTCCTCAACCACGGCCATATAAGCACATTTATCGGCAGGCTCCTCCCCGGGATCAGGCAATACATATCGCTTCCCGCCGGCCTGGCGAGGATGAAAGTACCGACCTTTTGCGCCTTCACTGCCCTCGGCGCTGGCATATGGAGCGCGATATTAGCTTGGGTGGGATATTGGGTAGGGTATAACCAGGAGCTGGTCGCGCAATACTTACACTCCATAACTGTTACCGTCATCGCCGCATGCGCCATCATAATAGCGCTTTACCTACACCACCTACGCAAGAAGAAAGATCGCGCTAAATGA